Sequence from the Myxocyprinus asiaticus isolate MX2 ecotype Aquarium Trade chromosome 44, UBuf_Myxa_2, whole genome shotgun sequence genome:
TCTCCAGCCGCCGCTCTAGCCAGGCCTCTCAGTCTGAGCATAGCCAACATCGACGTCTCCACAACCTCAGCGCCACTGACTCTTATGACCCTATCTCCACCGATGCCTCCAGACGCTCCAGTGAGGCCAGCCAGTGTGGAGGAGGTGGAGGTTCAGGTGGGGTGGTGCTTGGTGGAAGCTGGGGTGGTGGAAGTGGAGGTATTGGAGGAAGTGGGATGGGAACAAGAGGTGTTCTGAACCTCACTCCAGCACAACACTATCACCTGAAGGCCAAGTATGCAGCTGCTACAGGTGGGCCTCCTCCCACACCCTTGCCCAATATGGAACAAATTAGCCTAAAAACTCACATGTCTATGATGGAAGACAGGCAGGGTACAAACCAGCTCACACTACCACCGCTGGTTAGGCCACGTCGCTGCAGTGATGGTACGCAACATGTGCATGGCAGCCACACAGTATATCAACGAAGAGGTCTGTACCCTGGTGAAGGTCCAGGCAATGGTGATAGGAGAGCCAGTGACCCTGTGCGGACACGGGATCCTAGTGCTTTTGGGTTGCCACAGGTACAGCGTTTCAGCAGTCTGAATAACTTGAATTCCTTACCACATCAAGCTGGTAATAATTTCTCAGATAGAGAAGATTTGGGTCTGAGCCTGCAGAACTACACCTGCCCACCTGGAAGCTTTCAGAGGAGTCTGCACTCTCCTTGCCCTCCAAGCATCATGGAACAATCAGCACTTGAGGACTTGGCCATGGACCAGGATGGTATTCTGTTAAATCCAGATGAAGACATCTTGCCGGACGACTTGCTGCAGTATCTTCGCTCCCAAGATCAAGAATGGGCTAATAACCAGGAAAACCATTTGAGTGATTCCAGTCCCCATAGATCCAAATTTAAACAAGATACTGCAGATGCCCAGAATTTCCTCAGTCCACAACAGCAGCAGGGAGCACCAGAAGGGGAACACATCAGTAAGGACGTAATGCCTATCCAATGGAATGAAGTGAGCTCTGGCAGTGCTGATGTTTCTCCTCCCAGACAGCAGTCTCAGAGGTGCGGGAGATGGTCGGACAGGAGTGGCATAATAGGCAACCCTTTTGGTCGCTATGAAAACATGGTTGTGCAGCAACAACAACCACATACAGATTTCATAGGTCAGCACTCAACTCTTCATAGAGGTGCCCAACACATGGAAGACATGAGCTATAGGTGCAGACATCCAGACCAACATATCCCAAAGCCTACCCAACAGCAGTCCTTCAGGATGGATTCAAGCATTAAGATAGAGTCTTCCTCAACCTCTCATCTAGAATCAAGGCACAGCAATTTTGGTCGACCAGACTTCTCTCATATCTCTTTGGGCCCCATCCATCCTAGCTGTGCCCAGCAGACAACTGCATCACAAGCTCACCCCCAGCAAAACCACACAATCACACATCAAATAAGTGGCAACTTTCTGCTGCAAAGACCAGCTAATTACAGCTTGTCTCCTGCATCATCACTGCCTCATCATCCCCAGCCTCCTATGACACATCCACCTGTCAACAATGGCCACATAGGACTGTATCATACTCAGTCCTACTCCACTCAGCAGATTATCAATGGTCATAATGCTCTGTCATGCCAGCAGCAAAGCTTAAGTAATGGAAATAGTGCCAATTGCTCCCTTGCCAATCAGGTTTCTGGGCTGAAGCTGGAGGCAAATGATCACTTTCAAACCAACACTTGCTCTTCCATTCAGCGACAACAGCCAGCATTTATTGCTGAGTGTTTTGACCCAGCAGAGTCCAAAACATCCTCACATAACATAGCACAGTCATGTCTAATGGAGTCCTTGACAGCAGAGACTGAAACGTCTTCGGAGGCCCTTCTGTCCCCAGGGGTTGATCAGGTGACCAGCACAGTTGACGGCAGCACAGGTGTCCTAGATAATGTGGGTTTAGGTATCTGTTCCATCCTTGAGGATGGCTTTGAGCAGGGTAGTCTGGTGTCTGAAATTATCAGTCCCAGTGTTCTACAGGGTCTATCTCGGACATCCTCTCGACTGACTACTCCTCGTCTTTCAGCTACATTTCACAGCATACATTCAGGAACTAACAACATGGCAATTGGTGACATGAGCTCCCTCCTCACCACCCTCGCAGAAGAAAGCAAATTTCTGGCTATTATGCAGTAGTCTGTGAACTCCCCCAGCAGAAAAAAGCAGAAGAATggtaataaatgaaacaaataaatgatattgggcatgtaaaaatgcaaaaatataaaattctaTTACTTTAGACTCATTAAAGTAGTTTAATAGGGGAGGTTAAATATTGGCACACAAGtgtattttgtgtatgtgtgtgtgtgtgtgtgtgtgtgtgtgtgtgtgtatatatatatatatatatatatatatatatatatatatatatatactgtacatacagggttggggagtaacggaatacatgtaaagggattacgtatttaaaatacaaaatataagtaactgtattccactacagttacaatttaaatcactggtatttagaatacagttacattcaaaaagtattttgattactgaagagatttctttgcattttattgtcatttgtttcatttaatatttagtcctttcagatggaaaacatttatacatataaatgatgcgatccaaagtgcatttgaacagcggtgaaacactttcttacgatgtgttacattcatacgagcagacagagaagtaagttttaagtaagtttggagcaaaagaaatagaaataaactttgtgtaaattgtcagctttacgctaagctaaaatgctatttctagccattttacatgcatatgttaccaggcacgatcatattttttatcaagaaaattcacgttagatcataatttcttttttctagtaagacctttgatattaggtcaaaaatcatattcttgatgctaattttttttattgttttcctttaaaaatatctaaaaatccttaaaacaagatcaattagatttatcttgtttcagaaacaacactgcataagatattttgttttttcagagaatgtatttttaacatgtgtattttgtcttactgtactggcagagtttttatagtcaaaacaagtgaaaaaaatctaccagtgctgaagaagtaatccaaattttttagaatatattactgaccttgagtaatctaacgaaatacataacaaattacattttacagcatgtattgtgtaatctgcagtggaatacatttcaaaagtaacccacccaaccctgtgtgtgtgtgtatatatatatatatatatatatatatatatatatatatatatatatatatatatatatatatatatatactgtatatactgatatactgtacagtagtTATTCCGTTTCTGGAATAGAATAATTTGAAAAGCCCTTCTTTTATATTGCTGTATGATGATGGCAGCAGAAGACTCTAGTCTTCTTCCCATCACATTGAAACAGTATTTCATGTGTTGttctatttttatgttttgttgtacACTGTTGCTTTAAGTGCATGTTATTTTTTGTTACGCAGTGTCCACTAAACTGAGTAAATTAACTTGGATTGTGTACAGTATCTTTATTTTTGAGTACATTATCTGCTAAAGAGATGGTGTGAGTACGCACAGACTCATCTTGCATCAGGTTGAGGTCAAATATCAATCTTAGCAGGCCCAAGTGTCATATTTTGATTATTCACATTTTCGTTTGCAAGTGTCTTATATCGATGATGTTGAGGTGATTTCATGTCTTACCAAATATTTGACCAATTTTTCCAACATGGCATTGAGCCCAAGTAATAAAGACCATTTTGTTGTATGAAGGTACAGCAAGTGTGGAATACAACACAGGAGCTGAAAATTCTTGATCTTGATTTAGCTAACTGTAAGCctgtaaataaatgttaatatacttctcttttttatattttacatttttcattttgcatCATGCCGATCACATTCTTTTTGATTGGTGCTGACAGTGAGCAGTGCATTATGTGACAACTGtggataaaataaaacaaacactgtGTCATTTGTTGTCATCAATCTCAACATATCGCTTATTGcacaacaaattaaaaattaGTGGCCAAAATGTGTTGAAAACATTGGTATcaattaatgtttaaatatatctaAATGTACAAgtgattttatttgttattttgtttataaCAGTTGTGTACTGTTTTTGTCACAGCAGTGCAGTGAATCCGTAGTGAGATATCATTTATGTCTTGGTTTTCTAGATCAACATGTTTCTCTATTTACCCATTTGCAATTTAATAAGTGATATGAATACTTATAAAAGATCAAGACACATCAAGCTCCACTACAAGAGCTAAAAGATTTTTAGCAGTATTAAAACTATCGTGCAGTTTCTACCTGCATTTGTACAGTTCTTTTTAAAGGCATACTCTAGtaatttgtttttgtatggtATTTTGAACTTTTTCTGTAGCTGTGTATCAgtgtcttgctttttttttatttttattgatatgaCTCATTCCCATTGGAAAGGACTAAAGGGTTTGGGCCTAAGGTATGTGCCTTATTGATGCCTGTCCATACAAAAGAAACACTGCCAATCTTTTTATAAGGaattacagaaaataaaatgtatattaaaactgTGGCAGGAGTCCTATAACTTAACATGTTACACAATATGTTACATTATGTTAGTGGGGCATTGAGAAATGTGAGATCTGTAAAGAATGTGGCAGAACATTGTTTATTgttgttgtagtttttttttttttttttttttttttactaaaaaatttttttactaaatttgtttttcctttaattgtttatgattgtaaatattttaaacatatttgttcTGTAGACTATAGCGAAGAGTTTAGATGGCATCAGGGCAGGGGTCAGAATTAGTAATATCCTAATCCTATAAAGCAGGAATCCCTAGGCCCTGTCTTAAATTCAAACAGAGGGATCAAAATGGAGTAACGGTGCCTAGCACCCCCAGACTGGGAGCAAAGTCTCAATGCTCTTTTTatatcagattacaaaaaatgtttgtatgattttaataaaaaaaaaaaaaaaaatcaaaatatacaAAGGATGTCTTGGCTTATCTTTTAAATTTGTCATGTTTGAAAAATGAGGACACA
This genomic interval carries:
- the LOC127434715 gene encoding transcriptional activator GLI3-like isoform X2; translated protein: MDYIRSLHSSPSLSMISAARGLSPADVPHTGLTTAEYYHQMALLAGHRSPYADIIPSVASTTGPASNALHMEYLQAMEGSRFPSPRLTARPSRKRPLPNSPLPDPNFDLQAMIRNSPNSLVTILNNSRSSSSTGGSYGHLSAGTISPALSFAYPPTPVALQMHQQLISRQPGIVGSAFGHSPPLIHPAPAFATQRPLPGIPPSSLAPTERSTASTDSQSKPTSESAVSSTGDPMHHKRSKLKPEEEPPSPGAISVQEQTDGMTLVKEEGDKEEGKQEPEVVYETNCHWEGCCREFDTQEQLVHHINNDHIHGEKKEFVCRWEECSREQKPFKAQYMLVVHMRRHTGEKPHKCTFEGCSKAYSRLENLKTHLRSHTGEKPYVCEHEGCNKAFSNASDRAKHQNRTHSNEKPYVCKIPGCTKRYTDPSSLRKHVKTVHGPEAHVTKKQRGDTYPRAPPQPREPGGNGQGRSPGQLPLGVITDQREYNHSTSKQEECLQVKSIKTEKPMTSQPSPGSQSSCGSNQSPSGPHFGRGVQLTMSSIVLAGEATVLEDQENEEEEEDEEGEGEEEDAPIMDSTVSTATAMAATLAFQARRSVGRPLRWMEHVKMERLRQVNRAVPRLGHLSPTPPPKGQALPALTGKGSCLGRSISVGAPVPQPPLRPEPSNTELTVLSLLSERRDSSGSATSSAYLSSSRRSSGISPCFSSRRSSQASQSEHSQHRRLHNLSATDSYDPISTDASRRSSEASQCGGGGGSGGVVLGGSWGGGSGGIGGSGMGTRGVLNLTPAQHYHLKAKYAAATGGPPPTPLPNMEQISLKTHMSMMEDRQGTNQLTLPPLVRPRRCSDGTQHVHGSHTVYQRRGLYPGEGPGNGDRRASDPVRTRDPSAFGLPQVQRFSSLNNLNSLPHQAGNNFSDREDLGLSLQNYTCPPGSFQRSLHSPCPPSIMEQSALEDLAMDQDGILLNPDEDILPDDLLQYLRSQDQEWANNQENHLSDSSPHRSKFKQDTADAQNFLSPQQQQGAPEGEHISKDVMPIQWNEVSSGSADVSPPRQQSQRCGRWSDRSGIIGNPFGRYENMVVQQQQPHTDFIGQHSTLHRGAQHMEDMSYRCRHPDQHIPKPTQQQSFRMDSSIKIESSSTSHLESRHSNFGRPDFSHISLGPIHPSCAQQTTASQAHPQQNHTITHQISGNFLLQRPANYSLSPASSLPHHPQPPMTHPPVNNGHIGLYHTQSYSTQQIINGHNALSCQQQSLSNGNSANCSLANQVSGLKLEANDHFQTNTCSSIQRQQPAFIAECFDPAESKTSSHNIAQSCLMESLTAETETSSEALLSPGVDQVTSTVDGSTGVLDNVGLGICSILEDGFEQGSLVSEIISPSVLQGLSRTSSRLTTPRLSATFHSIHSGTNNMAIGDMSSLLTTLAEESKFLAIMQ